The Fuerstiella sp. genome has a segment encoding these proteins:
- a CDS encoding replication-associated recombination protein A, giving the protein MNLFAAQEHANREQVQPLAARMRPASLDELIGQSHLLGEGQLLRRMLDADRKHGRVCQIGSMIFCGPPGTGKTSLAELIADNTNRHFCRLNATMAGVKDVRKVLEKAREDLAAEGRQTICFIDEIHRFSRSQQDILLPDVEDGSICLIGATTTNPVISLVAPLISRSRVFEFQELTRTEIHRVLNRALSDADRGLAKHNTDVDEDALNLLVELSDGDARRALSALEIAVLSVSATTRKVNLQVAKDSVQHRILRFDPTGDDHYDVASAYIKSIRGSDPDASLYWLARMLESGEDPRFIARRLVIAASEDIGNTDPQALLIACAAFQATENIGMPECRINLAQATTYLACCPKSNASCTAIDAALQDVRSRRILPVPTHLRDRHYQGAQQSAGSDDYQSPHSYGDGWCNQDYLGVARTYYEPTDRGHEAIFRDRLQNLRQRREQSGQNE; this is encoded by the coding sequence ATGAATCTGTTTGCCGCCCAGGAACATGCAAACCGTGAACAGGTCCAGCCGCTGGCAGCACGGATGAGACCGGCAAGTCTGGACGAATTGATCGGGCAGTCTCATCTGCTGGGTGAAGGACAGTTGCTTCGTCGGATGCTCGACGCCGACCGAAAACATGGTCGTGTTTGTCAGATCGGTTCGATGATCTTCTGTGGCCCCCCTGGTACAGGAAAGACATCGCTGGCAGAACTAATCGCTGACAACACGAATCGTCACTTCTGTCGACTGAATGCAACCATGGCTGGCGTCAAGGACGTCCGGAAAGTCCTGGAGAAAGCTCGCGAAGATCTAGCGGCAGAAGGTCGACAGACTATCTGTTTCATTGATGAAATCCACCGTTTCAGTCGCAGCCAGCAGGACATTTTACTGCCGGATGTTGAAGACGGCAGTATCTGTTTAATTGGAGCCACCACCACGAATCCGGTCATTTCGCTGGTTGCCCCGCTCATCAGCCGCAGCCGGGTCTTTGAGTTTCAGGAACTGACACGTACCGAAATTCACCGGGTACTCAACCGCGCCCTCAGTGATGCGGATCGTGGACTGGCGAAACACAACACCGATGTTGACGAAGACGCGTTAAACCTGCTCGTGGAACTGTCGGATGGAGACGCCCGCCGAGCACTATCGGCATTAGAGATCGCAGTTCTGTCCGTATCGGCAACCACTCGGAAAGTAAATCTGCAGGTGGCAAAGGATTCCGTTCAGCACCGAATTCTGCGGTTTGATCCGACGGGTGACGATCACTATGACGTAGCCAGTGCTTACATCAAAAGTATCCGCGGCAGTGACCCCGACGCGTCTCTGTACTGGCTTGCAAGAATGCTGGAATCCGGCGAGGACCCGCGTTTTATTGCACGTCGTCTGGTGATCGCAGCATCTGAAGACATCGGCAATACGGATCCTCAGGCATTGCTCATCGCCTGTGCCGCGTTTCAGGCCACCGAAAACATCGGCATGCCGGAGTGTCGCATTAATCTGGCTCAGGCAACGACCTATCTGGCCTGCTGTCCGAAGTCCAACGCATCCTGCACAGCGATTGACGCAGCATTACAGGACGTACGCAGTAGAAGAATCCTCCCGGTACCGACTCATCTGCGGGATCGGCACTACCAAGGAGCACAGCAGTCGGCAGGCAGCGATGACTATCAATCTCCTCACTCATATGGAGACGGCTGGTGCAACCAGGACTATCTGGGCGTCGCCAGGACATACTATGAACCCACAGATCGAGGTCATGAGGCAATATTTCGTGACCGTCTGCAGAATCTTCGCCAACGTCGGGAGCAGTCAGGGCAAAATGAATGA
- a CDS encoding phosphatase PAP2 family protein, whose product MNEKLLENSRPVSLRPVAIALCLTCIAWLTFEGMASLLTENRIDFEQAWIEFLRDPQDPGKIVGPELFEEAIRDLSALGGYVVVGTVIICFATFGWLSYGRPFVRLFLISVLGGYGCSMLLKLAFNRDRPSVVPHLSHVATKSFPSSHAMVSSIVYLSIGLLLAKQTRDARVRTLLILIPLCLTGLVGFSRVAMGVHYPTDVLAGWTAGLLWILIVFSLQSVILQNHQEGQ is encoded by the coding sequence ATGAATGAAAAGTTACTGGAAAATTCGCGACCGGTCAGTCTGCGTCCGGTTGCAATCGCCCTGTGTCTCACCTGCATCGCATGGCTGACATTTGAAGGAATGGCCTCACTGCTCACCGAGAACCGCATTGATTTTGAGCAGGCCTGGATCGAGTTTCTGCGGGATCCCCAGGACCCTGGAAAGATTGTCGGCCCCGAGTTATTTGAGGAGGCCATACGCGATTTGTCAGCTCTCGGCGGCTATGTGGTTGTCGGCACCGTTATCATCTGCTTTGCGACATTTGGGTGGCTGTCATACGGTCGGCCGTTTGTTCGATTATTTCTGATCTCTGTACTGGGAGGTTACGGTTGCAGCATGCTCCTCAAACTTGCATTCAATCGGGATCGCCCTTCTGTGGTCCCTCATCTGTCACACGTAGCCACCAAAAGCTTTCCAAGCAGTCATGCGATGGTGTCATCGATTGTTTATCTGTCCATCGGACTGTTGCTGGCAAAGCAAACCCGTGATGCACGGGTCCGGACCCTGCTGATCCTGATCCCTCTGTGCCTCACGGGACTGGTTGGATTCAGCCGTGTTGCGATGGGTGTCCATTATCCCACGGACGTTCTGGCTGGATGGACAGCGGGGCTCCTCTGGATCCTTATCGTATTCAGTCTGCAGTCAGTTATCCTGCAGAATCATCAGGAAGGACAATAG
- the mfd gene encoding transcription-repair coupling factor has translation MTSVSPLTPAGLAELTPLIASGDEFSGVVSALRSGQSAAIDGAWGSSCVLTVAALQQSCPQYTFLVVVPGIRDVEDFADELAELRAGRVQTFAAWESLPEEHDISDRVFASRLSVLRRLSSGSVDNSTSENTAIVTCIPALLQAVPSRAAIQEATRQISTGDELNPEAFMTWMIDRSFERVTAVELPGEFSLHGGILDIYPPTESDPIRIELFGDEVESIRSFDVETQRRIDEIESISVTATRPARPETATGSAVSSTESLLDSLPARTIVVFQDLAQAISEGRLYLQRLASPVGMFGVDASMARLTGFPSVTIDALAADSYETHCHLHVESLDRFSDAGQDALEELASSLGSAERVMLCCHNEGEQERLRELLLEKEAELQLGGRVTLCVGQVRHGFRLLDHNLVVVSDNELFSRTQSRRVRVRRRSADSRAIDSFLDLRDGDLVVHLTQGIARYRGMSLMDNEGEQEEHLLLEFRDNVIVYVPASLIHLVQKYIGPAKTTPQLSKFGGTAWEKKKDRVADAVSDMASDMLKLQAERSSKPGLQCRPDTHMQQEFEQAFPFTETPDQLTAISDLRTDMEQSRPMDRLICGDVGFGKTEVAMRAAFKAVDNGRQVAVLVPTTVLAEQHFRSFSERTAEFPVTVEMLSRFRTSAEQREIIQRLGRGEIDIVIGTHRLVSSDVRFRELGLLVIDEEQKFGVKVKDRLKHLRLEVDVLTLTATPIPRTLHMSLLGIRDISSLTTPPRDRMPIETRVGRFDEALIRSSIMRELNRGGQIYFVHNRVHDIEVIASRIRAIVPEASLVIAHGQMNEHDLEKAMVDFVRGRADILLATTIIESGLDIPNANTMVIHQADIYGLADLHQLRGRVGRDRRRAYCYLMLEAGRVVTEKAARRLKAIEEYSELGAGFRIAMRDLEIRGAGNILGTEQSGNIAAVGYELYCQLLENSVRAQKKQPLRYQTHVKVELPVSSFIPDRYIAEQKLKIEIYRRLSQTNSLQGLKDLEEELRDRFGPIPAPARRMLRLRELNLRALSWKIESIHLEDGYAVLRYRDAKLIKMLSFFHQGHLRIVDHHDAYWPLQAGEEDGSAVVDELRAALSEAEPPIEQTE, from the coding sequence ATGACAAGTGTGTCACCCCTGACGCCTGCCGGTCTGGCGGAACTTACTCCGCTGATTGCATCCGGCGATGAATTTTCCGGTGTGGTCAGTGCCTTACGCTCCGGTCAGAGTGCTGCGATTGACGGAGCATGGGGCTCCTCCTGTGTGCTGACTGTGGCAGCTTTGCAGCAGAGCTGTCCTCAATACACGTTTCTCGTTGTCGTTCCCGGTATTCGCGATGTAGAAGATTTTGCGGATGAGTTGGCAGAACTGAGGGCTGGTCGGGTTCAGACGTTCGCTGCGTGGGAATCCCTGCCTGAAGAACATGATATCAGTGACCGGGTTTTTGCGTCGCGACTGAGTGTTCTGCGACGTCTGTCATCGGGGTCCGTGGATAATTCCACGTCGGAAAATACGGCGATCGTGACCTGCATTCCGGCGCTTTTGCAGGCGGTTCCTTCACGAGCTGCGATTCAGGAAGCGACCCGTCAAATTTCGACCGGAGATGAACTGAATCCCGAAGCGTTTATGACCTGGATGATTGACCGGAGCTTTGAACGGGTCACAGCGGTGGAGCTGCCAGGTGAGTTCAGCCTGCATGGCGGTATTCTGGACATTTATCCTCCAACAGAATCCGATCCGATTCGAATTGAACTGTTTGGCGACGAAGTTGAATCGATCCGTAGCTTTGACGTGGAAACTCAGCGTCGAATTGACGAAATTGAGTCGATCTCAGTCACTGCGACTCGACCAGCGCGGCCGGAAACAGCGACCGGGTCAGCTGTCAGCTCAACAGAGTCACTGCTGGATTCGCTGCCAGCCCGGACGATTGTCGTCTTTCAGGACCTGGCTCAGGCGATCAGCGAAGGTCGGCTTTATCTGCAACGACTGGCCAGTCCGGTTGGCATGTTTGGCGTTGACGCTTCGATGGCGCGACTCACCGGTTTTCCGTCGGTTACCATTGATGCCCTGGCAGCCGACAGTTACGAAACTCACTGCCATCTGCATGTCGAATCGCTCGATCGTTTCTCCGACGCCGGGCAGGATGCCCTGGAGGAACTGGCGTCATCTTTGGGATCAGCCGAGCGTGTTATGCTGTGCTGCCACAACGAGGGCGAACAGGAACGGCTGCGAGAATTGCTGCTGGAGAAAGAAGCGGAACTGCAGCTGGGAGGTCGTGTTACCCTTTGTGTCGGCCAGGTGAGGCACGGATTTCGGCTGCTGGATCACAATCTCGTTGTCGTCAGTGACAATGAATTATTTTCCCGTACTCAGTCTCGGCGAGTCCGCGTCCGACGCCGATCTGCTGATTCACGCGCGATCGACAGCTTTCTGGATTTACGTGACGGAGACCTGGTGGTGCACCTCACCCAGGGAATCGCACGCTACCGGGGTATGTCTTTGATGGACAACGAAGGTGAGCAGGAAGAGCACTTGTTGCTGGAATTTCGAGACAATGTGATCGTGTATGTTCCTGCTTCGTTGATTCATCTGGTCCAAAAGTACATTGGCCCGGCGAAGACCACGCCTCAGCTGTCGAAATTCGGAGGAACCGCCTGGGAAAAGAAGAAAGACAGGGTTGCAGACGCGGTGTCTGACATGGCATCGGACATGCTGAAGCTGCAGGCGGAACGCAGTTCAAAACCAGGACTGCAGTGCCGCCCGGACACTCACATGCAGCAGGAATTTGAACAGGCGTTTCCATTCACGGAGACTCCGGATCAGTTGACTGCCATTAGTGACCTTCGCACGGATATGGAACAGTCACGTCCTATGGATCGGTTGATTTGTGGTGATGTGGGATTTGGAAAAACGGAGGTGGCGATGCGAGCTGCTTTTAAAGCTGTGGACAACGGACGGCAGGTTGCAGTTTTGGTGCCGACCACAGTGCTGGCCGAACAGCATTTTCGCTCGTTTTCAGAGCGCACGGCAGAATTTCCGGTCACGGTTGAGATGCTCTCGAGATTTCGGACTTCAGCGGAACAGAGAGAGATTATTCAGCGCCTGGGGCGAGGTGAGATCGATATCGTCATCGGGACCCATCGATTGGTGTCCAGTGATGTTCGCTTTCGTGAACTGGGTTTGCTGGTTATCGATGAAGAGCAGAAGTTCGGGGTCAAGGTTAAGGACCGATTGAAACATCTGCGGCTGGAAGTGGACGTTCTGACTCTGACAGCAACACCAATTCCGCGCACACTGCACATGTCCCTGCTGGGGATTCGTGATATCAGCAGCCTGACCACACCTCCCCGTGATCGGATGCCCATTGAAACACGGGTCGGACGGTTTGATGAAGCTTTGATTCGCAGTTCGATCATGCGAGAGCTCAACCGCGGTGGCCAGATCTATTTCGTTCACAACCGTGTCCACGACATCGAGGTGATTGCGAGTCGAATCCGCGCGATCGTACCGGAGGCGAGTCTCGTTATCGCACATGGACAGATGAATGAACACGATCTGGAAAAGGCAATGGTCGATTTTGTTCGAGGGAGGGCCGATATACTGCTGGCCACAACCATCATCGAAAGCGGTCTGGACATACCCAATGCCAATACTATGGTGATTCATCAGGCCGACATTTACGGGCTTGCGGACTTGCATCAGCTGAGAGGTCGAGTCGGTCGGGATCGCCGTCGGGCGTACTGTTATCTGATGCTGGAAGCGGGCAGGGTGGTCACGGAAAAGGCGGCTCGACGACTCAAGGCGATTGAGGAATACAGTGAGCTGGGTGCTGGGTTTCGCATTGCCATGCGTGATCTGGAGATCCGGGGCGCAGGAAACATCCTGGGGACGGAACAAAGCGGCAACATCGCAGCAGTCGGATATGAACTCTACTGTCAGCTGCTGGAAAATTCGGTTCGTGCTCAGAAAAAACAGCCGCTGAGATATCAGACTCACGTGAAGGTCGAGCTGCCTGTCTCATCCTTTATTCCGGATCGTTATATCGCTGAACAGAAGCTTAAAATTGAGATTTATCGGCGGCTGTCGCAGACGAATTCACTGCAGGGACTGAAGGATCTGGAAGAGGAACTGCGAGACCGCTTCGGTCCAATACCTGCTCCTGCCCGGCGAATGCTGCGGTTACGCGAACTGAATTTGCGGGCGTTGAGCTGGAAGATTGAGAGTATTCATCTGGAAGACGGGTACGCAGTCCTGCGTTATCGTGATGCAAAGCTCATCAAAATGTTGTCATTTTTTCATCAGGGGCACTTACGAATTGTCGATCATCATGATGCCTACTGGCCGCTGCAGGCCGGTGAGGAGGACGGCAGCGCGGTTGTGGACGAGTTGCGCGCTGCACTTTCCGAAGCAGAACCACCCATTGAACAGACGGAGTGA
- a CDS encoding inverse autotransporter beta domain-containing protein, with translation MTNVHKTCQQSCSRLVTALGLIAALNSVIPAAQAQGLFSGTQVSGGASEVINVNRRSFGTNVRIGHDAGDTFGRQDSVTHVSLSPYFNVGSLLAFGDVRLARANVGGLSWAFGGGARTFIEEWDIVTGINAYHASDNITGTVLRNWGIGADVLTESWEFRANYLQPTGNTSQLVNRTIDQTSASFAGNNIVFNQIDTVAESLEVVDTEVGRKLPTGPVDNVELRAFFGAYRFSGLTIPKATGWKTRLQADVGSNLEIGVGLNQDTFTDTTVAFNATLHFGGFKAQDYTSNSAIHHLADPVRRPLTVPSIRTDVLIPGVMAINPVDGLPIIVRHVDENDLLGPFLGTVDDPMQSISAALGLPDTDIVLAHAGGLYSSAPDNSVVVGPGVSLFGEGLISAPNGNRIAVNTTPVLGITDELILPGSPTFLANTTLPRSTLQGALGNSVTLSEGSRLGGLIVDNAGGVGVTTDDVGGTVIRDVLVSDSAGAGILLTNTTGTTTIIDTIISGTIGPAFHVNGGDGSIGYRTTSVGILPPFSNIDNASQQAVLIENTTAGGIVNLSGITISDAGTGIDILNSAGSATIDNAEISGSSVTGIRILDSSGTYSFRNSLNANTLVSGALQQSVLIENLAATGRVSFTALQIDGRNAEGIDINNNSGQIEFLESVVLGTPGGGVAAGLSVDNSQAGSQIRFENALTMTGSGGRGIELINNQSGSNFTVIGQASAADATLESVFISNESGLVTFEGGITIPSRNDIGISIGNSNGTLAFSGGASVTNLLAGNISPAVDIQNSEANVLFGRLNITDNAPSGGIGVNLENNIAGGVNTARHTYEDLNINVSGTGFQAINNTSVRILDGSIDTTGGAAIDLEESGWSVELDTVSSDGSADNAIRLVNLVPPADNTFVVNPDLAVAAPGSGGTIQGTAGTAVQLQNAGQVSLRGIQFQGNATDILVENSGLAIDDDQSLQVVSSSFTDTAGRIIETENLTLLRLTDSLIDDGGSGIGPDSIQLNYTERTNDAATTRFDQFDNPYTVEILRNVINDTFDNTIVIQSFPGAADAHLDVNVSNNINTLDLGLGGQDETAVTVDWTGPSRIVLASNDNTLNGDDAAGNKAAYNVTHRSTTDEMLLSVINNLFTATDDGSVGLTVQTFGQSDILVDSNAFTFGGSGATGMLFNLAPDTELFLTNNELRFDADGGTGIQFTLVNQPSTFTINNNRIGLFDDGALLETGMDFQAVIGVPNLIGNQDNLIFLTNPADPNAFIERLFQFGGAANGQIIVNGALLP, from the coding sequence ATGACGAACGTTCACAAAACCTGTCAACAATCGTGTTCGCGTCTGGTGACGGCTCTTGGCCTGATTGCTGCTTTGAATTCGGTTATCCCTGCTGCGCAGGCGCAGGGTCTGTTTTCGGGCACACAGGTTTCGGGTGGTGCCAGTGAGGTCATTAATGTGAACCGACGGTCGTTTGGTACGAATGTTCGTATTGGACACGATGCAGGTGATACGTTCGGTCGTCAGGACTCAGTAACACACGTCAGTCTTTCGCCGTATTTCAACGTTGGTTCATTGCTTGCGTTTGGAGATGTGCGGCTGGCCCGTGCCAATGTCGGCGGACTTTCATGGGCGTTTGGCGGCGGAGCCAGAACGTTTATCGAAGAATGGGACATCGTCACCGGGATTAACGCTTACCACGCCAGTGATAACATTACTGGAACCGTACTGCGGAACTGGGGGATTGGTGCGGATGTGCTGACCGAGAGCTGGGAATTCAGAGCAAACTATCTGCAGCCGACGGGTAATACTTCACAGCTTGTTAACCGAACAATCGATCAGACGTCAGCATCATTTGCCGGGAATAATATTGTATTCAATCAGATTGATACGGTTGCAGAGTCACTGGAAGTGGTTGACACAGAAGTCGGCCGAAAACTGCCGACCGGTCCCGTTGACAATGTTGAACTTCGTGCTTTCTTTGGAGCCTATCGATTCAGCGGACTGACAATTCCCAAAGCAACGGGATGGAAGACTCGTTTACAGGCTGATGTTGGAAGTAACCTGGAAATTGGTGTCGGACTCAATCAGGATACCTTTACGGATACCACTGTGGCATTCAATGCCACACTGCACTTTGGTGGCTTTAAGGCACAGGACTATACGTCCAACAGTGCCATTCATCATCTGGCTGATCCTGTTCGCCGTCCGCTGACCGTGCCGTCAATCCGTACGGATGTTTTGATTCCCGGTGTGATGGCGATTAATCCGGTGGATGGTCTTCCCATCATTGTGCGACATGTTGATGAGAACGATTTGCTTGGGCCGTTTCTTGGCACTGTTGATGATCCAATGCAGTCAATTTCAGCCGCCCTGGGGTTGCCCGATACAGATATAGTTCTCGCACACGCGGGAGGACTTTACAGTTCTGCGCCTGACAATTCTGTCGTGGTCGGTCCGGGAGTCAGTTTGTTCGGTGAAGGACTGATCTCGGCTCCGAATGGTAATCGGATTGCAGTCAACACTACTCCTGTTCTGGGAATTACCGATGAGCTTATTTTACCGGGTTCTCCGACATTTCTTGCTAACACAACGCTGCCGCGATCAACACTTCAGGGGGCGCTTGGCAACTCGGTGACACTGAGTGAAGGCAGTCGCCTGGGCGGATTGATCGTAGATAACGCGGGAGGTGTCGGGGTCACAACGGATGATGTTGGTGGGACGGTAATCAGGGACGTACTGGTCAGTGATTCTGCCGGAGCAGGCATCCTGTTGACGAACACGACGGGGACGACAACGATCATTGATACGATTATTTCCGGAACAATCGGACCGGCGTTTCATGTGAACGGCGGGGACGGTTCCATCGGATACCGGACGACAAGTGTTGGTATTCTTCCACCGTTCTCGAATATCGACAATGCGTCGCAGCAGGCGGTGCTTATCGAGAATACCACTGCCGGCGGAATTGTGAACCTGTCCGGTATTACGATCAGCGATGCGGGTACGGGGATTGATATCCTTAACAGTGCCGGCAGTGCTACGATTGACAACGCGGAAATCAGCGGCAGTTCAGTAACCGGCATCCGGATTCTGGATTCATCCGGTACCTACAGTTTTCGGAATTCTCTGAACGCCAATACATTGGTGAGTGGCGCCTTGCAGCAGTCTGTGCTTATCGAAAACCTGGCAGCAACAGGTCGAGTGAGTTTTACGGCACTGCAGATTGACGGTCGCAATGCCGAAGGAATCGACATCAACAATAACAGCGGGCAGATTGAGTTTCTTGAATCTGTTGTGCTGGGGACACCAGGTGGCGGTGTTGCCGCCGGTCTGTCAGTTGATAATTCACAGGCGGGATCTCAGATCCGATTTGAAAATGCTCTGACAATGACGGGAAGTGGTGGCCGCGGTATCGAGCTTATCAACAACCAGTCAGGAAGCAATTTTACTGTCATCGGTCAGGCTTCAGCAGCGGACGCGACTCTTGAATCAGTATTCATCAGTAACGAATCGGGACTTGTTACATTTGAAGGCGGGATCACCATTCCCTCACGAAACGATATCGGGATATCAATCGGGAATTCGAACGGCACACTGGCCTTTTCCGGTGGAGCATCGGTGACCAACCTTCTTGCCGGCAACATTTCGCCGGCTGTCGACATCCAGAACTCAGAGGCCAATGTGTTGTTTGGTCGTCTGAATATTACGGATAATGCGCCGAGTGGTGGAATCGGTGTCAACCTCGAGAACAATATTGCCGGTGGGGTTAACACAGCACGACATACATACGAAGATCTGAATATCAATGTATCCGGTACCGGATTCCAAGCCATCAATAACACAAGTGTCCGAATTCTCGACGGCAGCATTGACACTACGGGGGGTGCCGCGATTGATCTTGAGGAATCCGGATGGTCCGTAGAACTGGACACGGTGTCGAGTGATGGTTCAGCGGACAATGCGATTCGCCTGGTTAACTTAGTGCCTCCGGCGGACAACACATTTGTGGTCAACCCGGACCTGGCAGTGGCCGCACCCGGTAGCGGCGGCACGATTCAGGGTACCGCAGGTACCGCCGTGCAGCTTCAAAATGCGGGGCAGGTCAGTTTGCGGGGCATCCAGTTTCAGGGTAATGCGACGGACATCCTTGTGGAGAACAGTGGCCTGGCAATCGACGACGACCAGAGTCTCCAGGTGGTGTCTTCATCCTTCACAGATACAGCAGGGCGGATAATTGAAACCGAAAATCTGACGCTGTTACGTCTGACGGATTCGCTTATCGATGACGGTGGGTCGGGAATCGGTCCCGACAGCATACAGTTGAACTATACAGAGAGAACAAATGATGCAGCCACCACGAGGTTCGATCAGTTTGATAATCCGTACACAGTCGAGATCTTACGAAATGTTATCAATGACACGTTCGACAATACCATTGTTATTCAGAGTTTTCCCGGTGCCGCGGACGCTCACCTCGATGTCAATGTCTCTAACAATATCAACACCTTGGATCTTGGCCTTGGCGGACAGGATGAAACTGCGGTCACCGTCGACTGGACCGGTCCGTCCCGCATCGTCCTTGCTTCGAATGACAATACTCTCAATGGTGACGACGCAGCCGGCAACAAGGCAGCCTACAATGTGACCCATCGGTCTACGACCGACGAAATGCTGTTGTCGGTAATCAACAATCTGTTCACGGCGACGGATGACGGCAGTGTCGGACTCACGGTCCAGACATTCGGTCAGTCCGATATTCTGGTGGACTCCAATGCCTTTACATTCGGCGGATCGGGTGCGACCGGAATGCTGTTCAATCTGGCGCCGGATACGGAGCTTTTCCTGACGAATAACGAGTTGCGATTCGATGCCGACGGAGGGACCGGAATACAGTTTACTCTTGTCAATCAGCCGTCAACGTTCACGATTAACAACAACCGGATTGGACTGTTTGATGACGGAGCGCTGCTGGAAACCGGGATGGACTTCCAGGCAGTCATTGGAGTGCCAAATCTGATCGGGAACCAAGACAATCTGATCTTCCTCACGAACCCAGCCGATCCCAATGCATTCATCGAACGCCTGTTCCAGTTTGGTGGCGCGGCGAATGGTCAGATCATTGTTAACGGTGCACTTTTGCCTTAA
- the ispG gene encoding (E)-4-hydroxy-3-methylbut-2-enyl-diphosphate synthase, with protein MNIERNSTRSVRIGNVQIGAGAPIAVQSMTATRTQDIAATAAQIRSLVAAGADIVRIAIDSQRDAEALIDVTKEVTGNLSVDLQENYRLAETIAPHVAKLRYNPGHLYHHEREKPWQDKVRYLADIASDNNCAIRIGVNCGSVDPDKKAKYEANDSLSPMLESALDHCRLLDHIGFTRYCVSLKDSDPQNVIEVNRRFAEARPDVPLHLGVTEAGMPPDGVIKTRIAFEQLISRGIGDTIRVSLTVPNDRKPEEIAAGRQILSDIAAGRVRSVVDYGLNTLNIISCPSCSRVENEAFIDLAEQVRDMTEYAQNYDITIAVMGCRVNGPGETDDADLGLWCGPSHVNLKRGPLSVGTFSYDEILARLQEELNRLIATRMPAG; from the coding sequence GTGAATATTGAACGCAATTCAACTCGATCCGTTCGTATCGGCAACGTGCAGATCGGTGCCGGTGCTCCGATTGCTGTGCAGAGCATGACGGCCACACGAACACAGGACATCGCTGCAACAGCCGCTCAAATCCGCAGTCTGGTTGCTGCCGGAGCTGACATCGTACGAATCGCCATCGACAGTCAGCGTGATGCGGAAGCTTTGATCGATGTTACCAAAGAAGTCACCGGCAATCTGTCGGTTGACCTTCAGGAAAATTATCGACTTGCAGAAACCATTGCGCCACATGTTGCGAAGCTGCGATATAACCCTGGGCATTTGTATCACCATGAACGCGAAAAACCATGGCAGGACAAAGTGCGCTACCTCGCGGACATCGCGTCCGACAATAACTGCGCTATCCGAATCGGTGTGAACTGTGGTTCTGTAGACCCGGACAAAAAAGCAAAATACGAGGCGAACGACAGCCTGTCTCCCATGCTGGAAAGCGCTCTGGACCACTGCCGGCTGCTGGATCATATTGGCTTCACGCGTTACTGCGTGTCACTCAAAGACTCAGACCCGCAAAACGTCATTGAAGTCAATCGCCGCTTTGCAGAGGCGCGTCCGGATGTACCGCTGCACCTCGGCGTCACCGAAGCCGGTATGCCGCCGGACGGCGTCATCAAAACACGCATTGCCTTTGAACAGCTGATCAGTCGGGGCATTGGCGACACCATTCGCGTTTCACTGACCGTACCGAATGATCGTAAACCTGAAGAAATCGCTGCCGGTCGTCAAATCCTTTCAGATATCGCTGCGGGCCGAGTCCGCTCTGTCGTCGACTATGGTCTAAACACCCTGAACATTATCAGCTGCCCCAGTTGCTCCCGGGTGGAAAACGAAGCGTTCATTGACCTGGCGGAACAGGTCCGTGACATGACAGAATACGCACAGAATTATGACATCACGATCGCAGTGATGGGTTGTCGAGTCAACGGTCCAGGTGAAACCGACGACGCCGACCTCGGTCTGTGGTGCGGCCCCAGCCATGTTAATCTCAAACGAGGTCCCCTGTCGGTCGGTACATTCTCGTACGACGAAATCCTGGCCCGTCTTCAGGAGGAATTAAACCGACTCATCGCGACCCGTATGCCGGCAGGATGA
- a CDS encoding GlsB/YeaQ/YmgE family stress response membrane protein, which produces MSETEIIEIVKTSLNELLRWVGFGTLAGLAAKAIMPGRDPGGAVATMLMGIGGSVVGCGTVLFFWRDTSIDPISGKGFIAATLGAFTLLFFYRMLSGSFFSESNVHEDKMMHKARRRRRRRRMVDDMMRDAA; this is translated from the coding sequence GTGTCAGAAACCGAAATCATCGAAATTGTCAAAACCAGCCTGAACGAACTGTTGCGCTGGGTTGGATTCGGCACGCTGGCCGGCCTCGCAGCCAAAGCCATCATGCCCGGTCGGGACCCCGGTGGGGCAGTAGCCACAATGCTGATGGGCATTGGAGGCAGTGTGGTTGGCTGCGGCACGGTCCTGTTCTTCTGGCGAGACACGTCGATTGATCCAATCAGCGGAAAAGGATTCATCGCCGCAACACTGGGAGCGTTCACGTTGCTGTTCTTTTACCGAATGCTTTCCGGATCGTTCTTTAGCGAAAGCAACGTTCACGAGGACAAGATGATGCATAAAGCGCGTCGTCGTCGTCGTCGTCGTCGAATGGTCGATGATATGATGCGTGACGCAGCTTAG